In Lysobacter lycopersici, a genomic segment contains:
- a CDS encoding histone deacetylase family protein, with translation MYSHPACLAHDTGEGHPERPARLITVLAALAAQFPGVIRHDDHAPRASIEELSRVHAPHYIAQVLETQPGADLHWLDADTALSPGSAEAALRAAGAVVAATDWVLGGENRRAFCAVRPPGHHAEPAAAMGFCLFDNVAVGAAHAFAAHGVERIAIADFDVHHGNGTQAIFEREPRLLFVDTHQMPLYPGTGAAAETGVGNIANAPYPPLSSGADVRALWRDALLPRLDAFAPSVLFVSAGFDAHRDDPLAQGLLDADDFGWITAQLVEIANRHANGRIVSTLEGGYDLAALAASAVAHVAALRG, from the coding sequence CTGTACTCGCATCCCGCGTGCCTTGCGCACGATACCGGTGAAGGCCACCCCGAACGCCCCGCGCGCCTGATTACAGTATTGGCTGCGCTCGCGGCGCAGTTTCCGGGCGTCATACGCCATGATGACCATGCGCCGCGCGCATCGATCGAGGAACTGTCGCGCGTGCATGCGCCGCACTACATCGCGCAAGTGCTGGAAACGCAACCCGGCGCCGACCTGCACTGGCTGGATGCCGACACCGCGCTTTCGCCCGGCAGCGCCGAAGCCGCGTTGCGCGCCGCGGGCGCGGTGGTCGCGGCGACCGACTGGGTGCTCGGCGGCGAAAACCGGCGCGCGTTCTGCGCGGTGCGCCCTCCCGGCCACCACGCCGAACCGGCGGCGGCGATGGGCTTCTGCCTGTTCGACAACGTCGCGGTCGGTGCCGCGCACGCCTTCGCCGCGCATGGCGTCGAACGCATCGCCATCGCCGATTTCGACGTGCACCACGGCAACGGCACGCAGGCGATCTTCGAACGCGAGCCGCGGCTGCTGTTCGTCGACACCCACCAGATGCCGCTCTATCCCGGCACCGGCGCGGCGGCCGAAACCGGCGTCGGCAACATCGCCAATGCGCCGTATCCGCCGCTGAGCAGCGGCGCGGACGTGCGCGCCTTGTGGCGGGACGCGCTGTTGCCGCGACTGGATGCGTTCGCGCCGTCTGTGCTGTTCGTGTCCGCCGGCTTCGACGCGCACCGCGACGACCCATTGGCGCAGGGGCTGCTCGACGCGGACGACTTCGGCTGGATCACCGCACAACTGGTCGAAATCGCGAATCGGCACGCGAACGGGCGCATCGTGTCCACGCTCGAAGGCGGCTACGACCTCGCCGCGCTCGCCGCAAGCGCGGTCGCCCACGTCGCCGCGTTGCGTGGCTGA
- a CDS encoding peptidylprolyl isomerase, producing the protein MKTLLASLLAACLLAGNAFAQTVQPIDRIVAVVNDDVVLQSELDRAIQNIQNQYAKQPNAQLPPADVLRKQVLERLVMVRLQVMQASQQGIRVSDQDVDAAIAGVANQNHLSVDQLRANLGTEGLDYASFRDSIRDEIAIQRLRQRYAQTSISVSDAEVDAAMATQANSAQYHLAHLLVALPENPTPEQIDVAQKKIEGVKGLIDRGEMDFATAAARYSDSQNALEGGDLGWRSADEIPTAFANMISGMKAGQVIGPIRGASGFQLVQLVETRSAADAPAGAAQMVTQYQARHILVRVDDKTSDADAKARIDTLRARIAGGADFATVARENSDDLSTKPNGGDLGWFNADAFGPDFGAQVSGLQDGQVSQPFKTQAGWHIVQREGSRQVDATDENRRAQVRESIGQRKLEESWSRYLQQLRGEAYVDIHPADDGAASPNGG; encoded by the coding sequence ATGAAGACACTGCTCGCCAGCCTGCTTGCCGCCTGCCTGCTCGCCGGGAACGCGTTCGCGCAAACCGTCCAGCCCATCGACCGCATCGTCGCCGTTGTCAACGACGACGTGGTCCTGCAGAGCGAACTCGATCGCGCCATCCAGAACATCCAGAACCAGTACGCCAAGCAACCGAACGCGCAGCTTCCGCCGGCGGACGTACTGCGCAAGCAGGTGCTCGAGCGCCTAGTCATGGTCCGGTTGCAGGTGATGCAGGCCTCGCAACAGGGCATCCGCGTCAGCGACCAGGACGTCGACGCCGCCATCGCCGGCGTGGCGAACCAGAACCACCTGAGCGTCGACCAGTTGCGCGCCAACCTCGGCACCGAGGGGCTCGACTACGCGTCCTTCCGCGATTCGATCCGCGATGAAATCGCGATCCAGCGCCTGCGCCAGCGCTATGCGCAGACCAGCATCAGCGTCAGCGACGCCGAGGTCGACGCCGCGATGGCGACCCAGGCCAACAGCGCCCAGTACCACCTCGCGCACCTGCTCGTGGCGTTGCCGGAAAACCCGACGCCCGAACAGATCGACGTCGCGCAGAAGAAGATCGAAGGCGTGAAGGGCCTGATCGACCGCGGCGAGATGGATTTCGCCACGGCCGCGGCGCGCTACTCCGACAGCCAGAATGCGCTGGAAGGCGGCGACCTCGGCTGGCGCAGCGCCGACGAGATCCCGACCGCATTCGCGAACATGATCAGCGGCATGAAGGCCGGCCAGGTGATCGGTCCGATCCGCGGCGCCAGCGGATTCCAGCTGGTCCAACTGGTCGAAACGCGCAGCGCCGCGGACGCGCCCGCCGGCGCCGCCCAGATGGTGACCCAATACCAGGCCCGCCACATCCTCGTGCGCGTGGACGACAAGACCAGCGATGCCGATGCCAAGGCCAGGATCGACACCCTGCGCGCGCGCATCGCCGGCGGAGCGGATTTCGCGACGGTGGCGCGCGAGAATTCCGACGACCTGAGCACCAAGCCGAACGGCGGCGACCTCGGCTGGTTCAATGCCGACGCCTTCGGACCGGATTTCGGCGCGCAGGTGTCGGGCTTGCAGGACGGCCAGGTCTCCCAGCCATTCAAGACCCAGGCGGGCTGGCACATCGTCCAGCGCGAAGGTTCGCGCCAGGTGGATGCCACCGACGAGAACCGTCGCGCCCAGGTCCGCGAGTCGATCGGCCAGCGCAAGCTCGAGGAATCCTGGTCGCGCTACCTGCAGCAGCTGCGCGGCGAGGCCTACGTCGACATCCATCCCGCAGACGACGGCGCTGCAAGCCCCAACGGCGGCTGA
- the lptD gene encoding LPS assembly protein LptD, whose protein sequence is MRRSLRLLPLSLLIAACLPAWADDDMQPNWGLCPVGDAVPAFPETQPAPAPATDAQATDTGAANAGLVDANAGATQAPAKTGPKLTSEQRLQLPTDISGDQISGIEGSDTTFSGHVVLTRGDQFLATDHLTSNSETGNYSADGSVRYQDSGIRLVAKSAEGNQDQDTHQLDDVRYQLISRRGNGGAERAEMHGSDGKLYGSTYSTCPPDDRRWELRAKQIDIDTDSGMGVAHDATLRVGKVPVLYVPWFTFPIDNRRRTGLLYPTIGSSSRNGFDWRQPIYFNLAPNYDLTLTPRYMSDRGLQLGTEFRYLLPHGRGTLDMDYLPSDKLTDRERDEEIAQGIPEDNRRVDNRGMFRFDATQDLSDHWQARSSLVWISDPRYLEDASNNVNGLTAFRLKSTVGIFGNGRYWQAGISAERPVLADYTLAERNLPYGRLPRLFAEWEQPFGKHFVAGVDTELVRFQHNDSDLLPGGSRFDLKPYVSMPFEGDSWFATPTLAWRYTGYRLDDDLANKLGGNASPSRSLPIASFDAGMYFDRDMDVRGHGFIQTLEPRIFYLYAPYRDQTDLPLFDTRAMTFSWGSLFRDNSFTGADRQTNANQVTVALSSRFLRQSDGFEKLVLNLGQIRYFDPPQVSTNSTIPAERSQSRWVADATYAVNDRWSMNGSYQWDPTDKRQYLASFSTRYLIGEDGVANLGYRYRRDVLEQADLSFLYPINASWSLVGRYYYSFYRNPSTGDEPGLLEGIAGVQWDSCCLAVRVVARRYVQNRSGDMNNAIQFEVELKGLGSGGADTRSRLRRAILGYDRDDLYLIPPASVGVDNDALDDDAPDTLP, encoded by the coding sequence GTGCGCCGAAGCCTTCGCCTGCTCCCCCTGTCGCTGCTGATCGCAGCCTGCTTGCCCGCTTGGGCCGACGACGACATGCAGCCGAACTGGGGCTTGTGCCCGGTCGGGGACGCGGTTCCCGCCTTCCCCGAAACCCAGCCGGCCCCGGCGCCTGCCACCGACGCGCAGGCGACCGATACCGGCGCGGCCAATGCCGGTCTCGTCGACGCGAATGCCGGCGCGACGCAGGCCCCGGCGAAAACCGGGCCGAAGCTGACCTCGGAGCAACGCCTGCAATTGCCGACCGATATTTCCGGCGACCAGATTTCCGGAATAGAAGGCAGCGATACCACGTTCAGCGGCCACGTCGTGCTGACCCGCGGCGACCAGTTCCTCGCGACCGACCACCTGACCTCCAACAGCGAGACCGGCAATTACAGCGCCGACGGGAGCGTCCGCTACCAGGATTCCGGGATCCGCCTGGTGGCGAAGAGCGCCGAAGGCAACCAGGACCAGGACACCCACCAGCTCGACGACGTGCGCTACCAGTTGATCTCGCGGCGCGGCAACGGCGGCGCCGAGCGCGCGGAAATGCACGGCAGCGACGGCAAGCTCTACGGTTCGACCTACTCCACCTGCCCGCCCGACGACCGTCGCTGGGAACTCCGCGCCAAGCAGATCGACATCGATACCGACAGTGGCATGGGCGTGGCCCACGACGCCACCCTGCGCGTCGGCAAGGTGCCGGTGCTCTACGTGCCGTGGTTCACCTTCCCGATCGACAACCGCCGGCGCACCGGCCTGCTCTACCCGACGATCGGTTCCTCCAGCCGCAACGGCTTCGACTGGCGCCAGCCGATCTATTTCAACCTCGCGCCGAACTACGACCTGACCCTGACCCCGCGCTACATGAGCGACCGCGGCCTGCAGCTCGGGACCGAATTCCGCTACCTGCTGCCGCACGGCCGCGGCACGCTGGACATGGACTACCTGCCCTCGGACAAGCTGACCGACCGCGAGCGCGACGAGGAAATCGCCCAGGGCATCCCCGAGGACAACCGCCGCGTCGACAACCGCGGCATGTTCCGCTTCGACGCCACGCAGGACCTGTCGGACCACTGGCAGGCGCGTTCCAGCCTGGTCTGGATCAGCGACCCGCGTTACCTCGAGGACGCGAGCAACAACGTCAACGGGCTCACTGCGTTCCGCCTCAAGAGCACCGTCGGCATCTTCGGCAACGGCCGTTATTGGCAGGCCGGCATCAGCGCCGAACGACCGGTCCTCGCGGACTACACGCTCGCCGAGCGCAACCTCCCCTACGGCCGCTTGCCGCGCCTGTTCGCCGAATGGGAACAGCCCTTCGGCAAGCACTTCGTGGCCGGCGTCGATACCGAATTGGTCCGTTTCCAGCACAACGATTCCGATCTCCTTCCGGGCGGGTCGCGATTCGACCTGAAGCCCTACGTCAGCATGCCGTTCGAAGGCGACAGCTGGTTCGCGACCCCGACGCTTGCATGGCGCTACACCGGCTACCGGCTCGACGACGACCTCGCAAACAAGCTCGGCGGCAATGCCAGCCCGAGCCGCAGCCTGCCGATCGCCAGCTTCGATGCCGGGATGTATTTCGATCGCGACATGGACGTGCGCGGGCACGGGTTCATACAGACCCTCGAGCCGAGGATTTTCTACCTCTACGCGCCGTACCGCGACCAGACCGACCTGCCCCTGTTCGACACGCGGGCAATGACCTTCAGCTGGGGCTCGCTGTTCCGCGACAACAGCTTCACCGGCGCGGATCGGCAGACCAATGCCAACCAGGTGACCGTCGCGCTCTCGAGCCGATTCCTGCGGCAGTCCGACGGCTTCGAGAAACTGGTGCTCAACCTCGGCCAGATCCGCTATTTCGATCCGCCGCAGGTATCGACGAACAGCACGATTCCGGCGGAACGCAGCCAGTCGCGGTGGGTCGCGGACGCGACGTATGCGGTCAACGACCGCTGGAGCATGAACGGTTCCTACCAGTGGGATCCGACCGACAAGCGCCAGTACCTCGCCAGTTTCAGCACCCGTTACCTGATCGGGGAGGATGGCGTCGCCAACCTGGGTTACCGCTATCGGCGCGACGTGCTCGAACAGGCCGATCTCTCGTTCCTGTACCCGATCAACGCTTCCTGGAGCCTGGTCGGCCGCTATTACTACTCGTTCTACCGCAATCCGAGCACGGGCGACGAACCCGGCCTGCTCGAAGGCATCGCCGGCGTGCAATGGGACAGCTGCTGCCTCGCGGTGCGCGTTGTCGCCCGCCGCTACGTGCAGAACCGCAGCGGCGACATGAACAATGCCATCCAGTTCGAAGTCGAACTGAAAGGCCTGGGCTCGGGCGGTGCCGACACGAGGTCGCGCCTGCGCCGTGCTATCCTCGGATACGACCGGGACGACCTCTACCTGATCCCGCCCGCATCCGTCGGCGTCGACAACGACGCCCTCGACGACGACGCCCCCGATACCCTGCCATGA
- the msrB gene encoding peptide-methionine (R)-S-oxide reductase MsrB, translated as MANDPIRRSDEEWRGQLSPEQYTVCRCCTTESPFSGRWWNHKQAGQCRCAACGYPLSDSADKFDSGTGWPSCTRPAGDVAVSEHADDNHGTHRGEVWCARCESHLGHLFPDGPAPTGLRYCIDTATLDFQADAAR; from the coding sequence GTGGCCAACGACCCGATCCGCCGCAGCGACGAGGAATGGCGCGGGCAACTTTCGCCTGAGCAATACACGGTTTGCCGCTGTTGCACGACCGAATCCCCGTTCAGCGGGCGCTGGTGGAACCACAAACAGGCCGGGCAATGCCGTTGTGCCGCTTGCGGCTATCCGCTGTCCGATTCAGCGGACAAGTTCGATTCAGGCACCGGCTGGCCCAGTTGCACCCGGCCTGCCGGCGATGTCGCGGTCAGTGAGCACGCGGACGACAACCACGGCACGCATCGCGGCGAAGTATGGTGCGCGCGTTGCGAATCGCACCTCGGGCATCTGTTCCCCGACGGCCCGGCGCCGACCGGGCTGCGCTACTGCATCGATACCGCGACGCTGGATTTCCAAGCCGACGCCGCGCGCTGA